The Chroococcidiopsis sp. TS-821 genome includes a region encoding these proteins:
- a CDS encoding SDR family oxidoreductase, producing MSIDIAAKPVDPRQQHDRPPYPAQTQPTPGLESKMKPKPDYGQSSYQGSGKLRNRIALITGGDSGIGRAVAVAFAREGADIAIAYLNEHEDAEETKTVVEDSGRSFLAIAGDLGDDQHCQRVIQETVNRFGRIDILVNNAAFMGKTVETMDEFTPERVEKTFRTNIVSMFHMVRHALPHMQPGSVIINTTSIQAYQPEFMILDYAATKGAIVTFTKGLAQKLIHQGIRVNAVAPGPVWTPFIPQSFSAEATAKFGQDFPMNRPAQPVELSPAFVFLASEDGRYVLGETLGVTGAGGIP from the coding sequence ATGTCTATCGATATAGCTGCTAAACCTGTAGATCCGCGCCAACAACACGATCGCCCTCCTTATCCCGCACAGACTCAACCCACTCCAGGATTAGAGTCTAAGATGAAACCCAAACCTGATTATGGGCAGAGTTCCTATCAAGGAAGTGGAAAGTTACGAAATCGGATTGCATTAATTACAGGAGGAGACAGCGGAATTGGTCGTGCTGTTGCAGTTGCGTTTGCTAGAGAAGGGGCAGATATTGCGATCGCCTATCTCAACGAACATGAAGATGCTGAAGAAACAAAAACCGTCGTTGAAGATTCTGGGCGATCGTTTTTAGCAATAGCAGGCGATCTTGGCGATGACCAACATTGTCAACGCGTTATACAGGAAACCGTAAACCGCTTTGGGCGCATTGATATCTTAGTCAACAATGCGGCATTTATGGGAAAAACCGTCGAAACAATGGATGAATTCACTCCAGAAAGAGTAGAAAAAACCTTTCGGACGAATATTGTTTCCATGTTTCATATGGTTAGACACGCTTTGCCACACATGCAACCAGGTAGTGTCATCATCAATACAACTTCTATTCAGGCTTATCAACCAGAGTTTATGATTCTGGATTATGCCGCAACCAAGGGTGCAATTGTCACATTTACAAAAGGATTAGCTCAGAAACTCATTCACCAAGGCATCCGCGTCAATGCAGTTGCTCCAGGTCCAGTATGGACACCGTTTATTCCGCAATCATTTAGTGCTGAAGCAACCGCTAAGTTTGGTCAAGACTTTCCTATGAACCGACCGGCTCAACCAGTCGAATTATCTCCTGCATTCGTTTTTCTGGCTTCAGAAGATGGACGCTATGTCTTGGGAGAAACATTGGGCGTTACAGGTGCTGGCGGTATTCCCTAA
- a CDS encoding sorbosone dehydrogenase family protein: MQLTRIIASVVAGISTLGVAACGVQSTEQVSSSENVTQSPRSQLATANQQACTLVPQGAGPQGQVDVRVEEVATGLEVPWGIAFLPNNDMLVTERPGRVRLVRNGQLQPAPVATINVTDSGEGGLLGIAAHPDFAQNRLFYVYYTADRNGTPINRVERWQLSQDGTSATADRVIIDDIPVALYHNGGRIRFGPDGMLYIGTGDARKPDISQDVDSLAGKILRVTPDGEVPQDNPFPGNPVYISGIRNTQGFDWANDSTLWVTDHGPSGELGRSGHDKVSVASAGDNLGWPIIYRCESQEGLVTPSLVWREAVPPGGAAIYTGNAIPEWQGSLMIATLRSEHLHRVVFDPNSQQVQQHEVYLQGEHGRLREAIMSPDGELYITTSNCDGRGSCPASQDKILRVTR; this comes from the coding sequence ATGCAGCTGACAAGAATCATTGCCAGCGTTGTAGCAGGTATTAGTACATTAGGAGTTGCTGCGTGTGGGGTACAATCCACAGAACAAGTTTCTAGTAGTGAAAACGTTACTCAATCACCGCGATCGCAACTAGCAACTGCGAATCAACAAGCTTGCACTTTAGTACCACAAGGCGCAGGACCGCAAGGACAAGTAGATGTCCGCGTCGAGGAAGTCGCTACAGGCTTAGAAGTTCCCTGGGGAATCGCATTTTTACCCAACAATGATATGTTGGTGACCGAAAGACCAGGACGAGTGCGGTTAGTCCGTAATGGTCAACTACAACCTGCACCTGTCGCCACAATCAACGTAACTGATAGCGGCGAAGGTGGGCTACTGGGCATTGCAGCCCATCCTGACTTTGCACAAAACCGACTCTTTTACGTATACTACACCGCCGATCGCAACGGAACGCCAATCAATCGAGTCGAACGCTGGCAATTATCGCAAGATGGTACCAGCGCCACCGCCGATCGCGTCATTATTGATGATATTCCGGTTGCACTATATCACAATGGCGGACGCATCCGTTTTGGTCCAGATGGAATGCTGTACATCGGTACTGGCGATGCGCGTAAGCCGGATATTTCTCAAGATGTTGATAGCTTAGCAGGTAAAATCTTGCGAGTGACACCCGACGGCGAAGTGCCACAAGATAACCCATTTCCAGGTAATCCTGTATACATCAGCGGAATTCGCAATACCCAAGGCTTTGACTGGGCAAATGATTCCACGCTGTGGGTAACAGATCACGGTCCGAGTGGCGAACTTGGTAGAAGCGGTCACGATAAAGTTAGCGTTGCTAGCGCAGGTGATAATTTAGGCTGGCCTATCATTTATCGCTGTGAGTCTCAAGAAGGATTGGTAACTCCATCATTAGTTTGGCGCGAAGCTGTACCTCCAGGAGGTGCAGCAATCTACACCGGAAATGCAATTCCTGAATGGCAAGGTAGTTTAATGATTGCGACACTGCGATCGGAACATCTACATCGCGTCGTCTTCGACCCTAATTCTCAACAAGTTCAACAACATGAAGTCTACCTACAAGGCGAACACGGTAGGCTACGCGAAGCGATCATGAGTCCTGATGGCGAACTTTATATTACAACGAGTAACTGTGATGGTAGAGGTAGCTGCCCTGCCAGTCAGGATAAAATCTTACGCGTGACTCGGTAA
- a CDS encoding glycogen debranching N-terminal domain-containing protein, with the protein MRITVGPPILTINHGGTFMVTDLDGQIQQDGFLGIFAEDTRFLSYYACYANSSSWVRLRSTTTTYYASRVYLVNPEIITEEGAIQQNSLSLIISRTVEHGIHEDLDLTNYGLKPAKFTLEIALRSDFADIFEVESGQLVRRGCLETNWDIEKKELHTSYRNKDFLRGLIYQPRNYDSQPHYANGRINYEIALQPGESWHACGNYILVENDRKREPIHICYYKAVDEEVNTELEHLYRRWLDTVTEIKVANEEVYRAYQQSVSDTGALRLYDYDFGPDEWLPAAGVPKFVTLFGRDSLIATLQNMITHPAFARGTLKKLAQLQATEKDDWRDAQPGKILHEIRQGELAHFQKIPHTPYYGAADTTALYLIVLHEAWKWTGDDALLHDYRNVILGCLEWIDRYGDLDGDGFQEYETRSPSGIENQGWKDSGDAIVYPDGSQVKAPKALCELQGYVFDAWMRVAEIFEYLEEGDRARHFRAKAAKLQAQFEATFWCDDISFYAFTLDPDKKPVRTIASNPGHCLWSGIVSRDRAAQVVQKLLAPDMYSGWGIRTLSANNPAFNPFSYHRGSIWPHDNGIIALGFKRYGFKEETARLARDLFEATSYFASYRLPELYSGVERSPGAFPVPYIEANVPQAWAAGSVFHLLQAILGLQADAPHKCLYVDPCLPHWIPEITLSRLEVGDACVQLRFWLEDGVTRWDATPQKGEIEVKEKSWQPWDVEVD; encoded by the coding sequence ATGCGTATCACCGTTGGTCCACCAATTTTAACCATCAATCATGGTGGAACATTCATGGTCACCGATCTAGATGGTCAAATTCAACAAGATGGTTTTTTGGGGATTTTCGCCGAAGACACGCGTTTTTTGAGTTACTATGCTTGCTACGCTAATAGTAGTTCGTGGGTGCGTTTGCGCTCAACAACAACGACTTACTACGCATCGCGAGTTTATTTAGTAAATCCAGAAATTATTACCGAAGAAGGAGCAATTCAACAAAACTCGCTGTCGCTAATCATTAGCCGTACCGTTGAACACGGAATTCATGAAGACCTAGACTTGACCAACTACGGACTTAAACCAGCAAAATTCACGCTAGAAATTGCGCTACGCTCCGACTTTGCGGATATTTTTGAAGTCGAATCAGGACAACTTGTGCGACGGGGATGCTTAGAAACAAATTGGGATATTGAAAAAAAAGAACTGCACACAAGCTATAGGAATAAAGATTTTCTCCGCGGTTTGATTTACCAACCGCGCAACTATGACTCGCAACCCCACTATGCAAATGGTCGGATTAATTATGAAATTGCGCTCCAACCTGGTGAAAGCTGGCACGCTTGTGGAAACTACATTTTAGTTGAAAATGACCGCAAACGCGAACCGATTCATATTTGTTACTACAAAGCCGTTGATGAGGAAGTTAACACCGAGTTAGAACATTTATATCGCCGTTGGTTAGATACAGTTACTGAAATTAAAGTTGCCAACGAAGAAGTGTATCGAGCGTATCAGCAGTCAGTCAGCGATACAGGAGCCTTGCGGTTGTATGATTATGACTTTGGTCCTGATGAGTGGCTACCAGCGGCGGGTGTACCAAAGTTTGTGACGCTGTTTGGACGCGATAGTTTAATTGCAACGCTGCAAAATATGATTACGCATCCTGCTTTTGCACGCGGGACGTTAAAGAAACTCGCGCAGTTACAAGCTACCGAAAAAGATGATTGGCGCGATGCGCAACCAGGCAAAATTCTACATGAAATCCGTCAAGGCGAACTTGCACATTTTCAGAAGATTCCGCATACGCCGTATTACGGAGCCGCTGATACAACAGCGTTATATCTCATTGTGCTACACGAAGCTTGGAAATGGACTGGCGATGATGCGTTGTTGCACGACTACCGCAATGTGATATTGGGATGCTTAGAGTGGATTGACCGCTATGGCGATCTTGACGGTGACGGTTTTCAAGAATATGAAACGCGATCGCCCAGTGGTATCGAAAACCAAGGTTGGAAAGATTCAGGAGATGCGATTGTTTACCCTGATGGTAGCCAAGTAAAAGCGCCAAAAGCTTTGTGTGAATTGCAAGGTTACGTCTTTGATGCGTGGATGCGCGTAGCAGAAATTTTTGAGTATCTAGAAGAAGGCGATCGCGCGCGCCATTTCCGCGCTAAAGCCGCAAAGCTGCAAGCACAGTTTGAAGCAACCTTTTGGTGCGATGACATTAGTTTTTATGCATTTACACTCGATCCTGATAAAAAACCCGTGCGGACGATTGCGTCAAATCCAGGACATTGTTTGTGGAGTGGAATTGTTTCTCGCGATCGCGCGGCGCAAGTTGTGCAAAAATTACTTGCACCAGATATGTACAGCGGTTGGGGTATTCGGACTTTATCGGCGAATAATCCGGCATTTAATCCTTTTTCTTACCATCGGGGGAGTATCTGGCCGCATGACAATGGCATTATTGCCTTAGGGTTCAAGCGCTATGGCTTTAAAGAAGAAACCGCGCGACTAGCACGCGACCTTTTCGAAGCAACAAGCTATTTTGCTAGCTACCGCTTACCAGAACTTTATTCTGGAGTTGAGCGATCGCCTGGTGCTTTTCCGGTGCCTTATATTGAAGCAAATGTCCCGCAAGCATGGGCAGCTGGCTCAGTATTTCACCTGTTGCAAGCAATTTTAGGTTTGCAAGCGGATGCTCCGCACAAGTGTCTTTATGTCGATCCTTGTTTACCGCATTGGATACCAGAGATTACCCTCAGCCGTTTAGAAGTTGGCGACGCTTGTGTTCAGTTACGCTTCTGGTTGGAAGACGGAGTAACGCGCTGGGATGCAACTCCGCAAAAGGGCGAGATTGAGGTTAAGGAAAAATCTTGGCAGCCTTGGGATGTTGAGGTCGATTAA
- a CDS encoding di-heme oxidoredictase family protein — MRLRPIIILISLVVLVGFIAFRIELALPGTPPSLYNTYTPLTKPTSQEIGSYDVLGHTIGKAEADQLLQTETGRQELSPENGAVEVTEELINLGRKAFYLETFGNEYLFTDVIGILDGPLNLASLSKAILALGGKPTTNLQITLDKDITVGDRTFSAGTVLNTGLDVPKGSLFPLGIRSFVDRGKVRVGVTCALCHATVSSETGRVLEGAPNNDVDTGLIIAFASNSAALFRQASANPTEMPPGDRIYINKDGQEARLPDIQAMEDAVDTDLLSWPPGNFTSNGDLKNNPSQIPSSYTQGSWPYSWSGVASVGWFHGLTTLNNAVFGVNADPATTADVGGELLGVDKEIYLGTMLQNASNPKFRLPNKVKPSEFFEKIDPTPGEPGFNEVIKMPEYPKGSVFMQNGLMAASPGYKVAEQINAMSAYQNTLAPPPYQPTNDIEVLKHGAAVFNKAGCVDCHSGRYFTNHDVIAQRELGTQPSRAQASKGFAKLFVPPQTYPPNVSVPLPPDPPVIPVPTDIMPQEDLDLAYAQSDPLGGFKVPNLIGLYLSAPYLHDGGVAASSEALKPDKKGFKVANPDQLGMAGTLLQGIQPDPSASLRVLVDRNLRKPVVAANRANPDLQRVNVDGSGHNYWVDRQAGFSVKDQTDLIQFLLSIDDDPEVLLDN, encoded by the coding sequence ATGCGATTACGTCCAATCATCATTTTGATTTCTTTGGTTGTTCTTGTCGGGTTTATTGCGTTTCGCATCGAACTCGCGCTTCCTGGAACACCACCGAGTCTTTACAACACCTATACACCATTGACAAAGCCGACATCGCAAGAAATTGGTTCGTATGACGTGTTGGGTCATACGATCGGCAAAGCAGAAGCTGACCAACTTTTGCAAACAGAGACAGGAAGACAAGAACTTTCACCGGAAAATGGTGCGGTGGAAGTCACAGAAGAACTTATCAATCTCGGTCGCAAAGCGTTTTATTTAGAAACGTTTGGCAACGAGTATTTGTTTACCGATGTCATTGGCATTCTTGATGGACCTTTGAATCTTGCTAGTTTGAGTAAGGCAATTTTGGCACTAGGAGGAAAACCAACAACAAATTTACAAATTACACTGGACAAAGATATTACAGTAGGCGATCGCACCTTTAGTGCAGGGACAGTATTGAATACTGGTCTTGATGTCCCCAAAGGTTCGCTGTTTCCTTTAGGAATTCGTTCGTTTGTCGATCGGGGTAAAGTTCGCGTTGGTGTAACTTGTGCGCTATGTCATGCGACGGTAAGTTCCGAAACAGGACGTGTTTTAGAAGGTGCGCCGAATAATGATGTTGACACAGGTTTAATCATTGCATTTGCAAGTAACTCTGCTGCATTATTTCGCCAAGCGAGTGCCAATCCCACAGAAATGCCGCCAGGCGATCGCATCTACATCAACAAAGACGGACAAGAAGCCCGCTTACCCGATATCCAAGCGATGGAAGATGCGGTTGATACCGACTTACTATCATGGCCTCCTGGTAACTTTACCTCGAATGGAGACTTAAAAAATAATCCTTCGCAAATTCCTTCATCCTACACCCAAGGTTCTTGGCCTTATAGCTGGAGTGGCGTTGCTTCTGTAGGTTGGTTTCACGGATTAACGACACTCAATAACGCTGTATTTGGTGTCAATGCCGATCCCGCAACAACGGCTGATGTCGGAGGCGAACTTTTGGGAGTGGATAAAGAAATTTATCTGGGTACGATGCTGCAAAATGCTTCAAATCCTAAATTCCGCTTGCCCAACAAAGTCAAACCATCAGAATTTTTTGAGAAAATCGATCCGACACCAGGAGAACCAGGCTTCAACGAAGTAATCAAAATGCCAGAATACCCAAAAGGTAGCGTATTCATGCAAAATGGCTTAATGGCTGCTTCTCCAGGATATAAAGTCGCCGAACAAATTAACGCCATGTCGGCGTATCAAAACACGCTAGCACCACCTCCATATCAACCAACAAACGATATCGAAGTCTTAAAACACGGTGCTGCGGTATTCAACAAAGCAGGTTGCGTTGATTGTCATAGCGGACGCTACTTTACAAACCACGATGTGATTGCCCAACGCGAACTTGGTACGCAACCATCCCGCGCCCAAGCATCAAAAGGTTTTGCCAAGCTATTTGTTCCACCCCAAACTTATCCACCTAACGTATCTGTACCCTTACCGCCCGATCCTCCGGTTATTCCAGTTCCCACGGATATCATGCCTCAAGAGGATCTCGACTTAGCCTACGCGCAAAGCGATCCTTTAGGAGGATTCAAAGTTCCCAACTTGATTGGACTTTACCTCAGCGCCCCCTACTTACACGACGGAGGTGTTGCTGCGAGTTCAGAAGCCCTCAAACCTGATAAAAAAGGCTTTAAAGTTGCAAACCCCGACCAGTTAGGAATGGCAGGTACGTTGCTACAAGGAATTCAACCCGATCCTAGTGCCAGTCTACGAGTCTTGGTAGACCGCAATTTGCGTAAACCTGTCGTTGCTGCTAATCGTGCAAATCCTGACTTGCAACGAGTAAATGTCGATGGTAGCGGTCACAACTACTGGGTAGATAGACAAGCTGGTTTTTCTGTAAAAGACCAAACTGACTTGATTCAATTTCTACTTTCAATCGATGACGACCCAGAAGTGCTACTTGATAACTAA
- a CDS encoding bacteriorhodopsin, giving the protein MDLQDIFHWLYILGMAVGAIYFIWLSKNPRGVPKYEYLVATFIPIWSGLAYLSMVLPHEELEQGKIAVAGQITHFARYIDWVVTTPLLLLALAWTGMHRLPKKDWTLPAALMMTQVIVIVCGLVADLSVIPWVRYLWYINGVVAFLVVMWGIWGPLRAKTRSQGSELSNFYDRLTTYFTVLWICYPVVWILGPSGFRVFDQTIDTFLFCLIPFFSKVGFSFLDLHGLRNISSGVTATGTDSAVGNVMQFFLGTPKRRRLSMQRRSFY; this is encoded by the coding sequence ATGGATCTACAAGATATATTTCATTGGCTCTACATTTTGGGAATGGCGGTTGGTGCGATCTACTTTATTTGGCTCAGTAAGAACCCACGTGGTGTACCCAAATATGAGTATTTGGTTGCGACGTTTATTCCCATTTGGTCAGGACTAGCTTATCTTTCAATGGTTTTACCACATGAAGAATTAGAGCAAGGAAAAATCGCTGTTGCAGGTCAAATTACTCACTTTGCACGTTATATAGATTGGGTTGTCACTACACCACTACTGTTACTAGCCCTAGCGTGGACAGGAATGCATCGTCTCCCAAAAAAAGATTGGACGCTACCTGCTGCACTAATGATGACGCAAGTAATAGTTATTGTCTGCGGTTTAGTAGCTGACTTATCTGTTATTCCTTGGGTGCGATATCTCTGGTACATTAACGGCGTTGTTGCATTTTTAGTCGTCATGTGGGGAATTTGGGGACCTTTACGTGCCAAAACCCGCAGTCAAGGGAGCGAACTATCCAATTTTTACGATCGCCTAACAACCTATTTCACCGTGTTGTGGATTTGCTATCCTGTCGTGTGGATTCTTGGACCTTCAGGATTTCGAGTTTTTGACCAAACAATTGATACTTTCTTGTTTTGTTTGATTCCCTTCTTCTCCAAAGTTGGATTCAGCTTTTTAGATTTGCACGGACTGCGCAATATTAGTAGCGGCGTGACCGCAACTGGTACAGACAGTGCCGTCGGAAACGTCATGCAGTTTTTCTTAGGAACACCCAAGCGTCGCCGATTGTCAATGCAAAGAAGAAGCTTCTACTGA
- a CDS encoding N-acetylmuramoyl-L-alanine amidase — translation MRRFVWIQVIISVILIGFFTISLNVKNTESHEEVKLTQSVTIKDNQPTYSQAIATPQETVNLAQIKYQPNYEAIPVHPTNYGLRLTTDINGVPVYNQPIIVLHETVSSAASTINFFQTPHYEESKQASYHALIKLDGTVVYLVPPEFRAFGAGNSVFDGASGPEAVKTHPNFPPSVNNFAYHAALETPPSGRNNARRHSGYTEEQYRSLAWLIAQSSVPEDRITTHRAVDRSGTRIDPRSFNMNKFLQILRDYRQQSFRKT, via the coding sequence ATGCGGCGTTTTGTGTGGATTCAAGTTATTATCAGTGTTATACTCATTGGCTTTTTTACGATAAGTTTAAATGTGAAAAATACAGAATCGCATGAAGAAGTCAAATTGACACAAAGTGTAACCATCAAAGATAATCAACCCACTTATTCACAAGCGATCGCCACTCCCCAAGAAACAGTAAACCTTGCGCAAATCAAATATCAGCCTAATTATGAAGCGATCCCAGTACATCCCACAAATTACGGTCTAAGGCTAACAACTGATATTAACGGCGTTCCTGTTTATAATCAACCAATCATTGTTTTACACGAAACTGTAAGTTCAGCGGCGAGTACAATTAATTTTTTTCAAACACCACATTATGAAGAAAGTAAGCAAGCAAGTTACCATGCGTTAATTAAATTAGATGGAACAGTCGTTTATCTTGTCCCACCTGAATTTCGAGCTTTTGGCGCAGGAAATTCCGTTTTTGATGGTGCGTCAGGTCCAGAAGCAGTAAAAACCCATCCAAATTTTCCTCCTTCTGTGAATAACTTTGCGTATCATGCCGCACTAGAAACACCACCAAGTGGTAGAAATAATGCGCGAAGACATAGTGGTTATACAGAAGAACAATATCGATCGCTAGCCTGGTTAATTGCCCAAAGCAGCGTTCCAGAAGACCGAATCACAACGCATCGCGCCGTAGATCGTTCGGGAACGAGAATCGACCCGCGTAGTTTTAATATGAATAAATTTTTGCAAATCCTACGGGATTACAGACAGCAAAGTTTCAGGAAGACGTAG
- a CDS encoding TIGR03885 family FMN-dependent LLM class oxidoreductase, which yields MVKFGYHCSHEQFKPSTLLQYAQAAYKAGFQRISCSDHFHPWSDRQGESGYAWSWLGAAMHAVPLTFGVVCAPGQRYHPAIIAQAAATLAEMFPERFWVALGSGQALNEKITGDRWLAKDERNARLQECAEIMRALWQGKTVTHYGLVRVEEAKLYTRPQVPPKIIGAAITPQTAEWLAKWADGMITISHPHEKLKEVVEAFRRGGGEGKPMYLKVQLSYAADEATALDGAYDQWRTNIFTSPVLADLRSPQQFDAIADFVKPEDMYQYVRISPDPQQHIKWLQKDIELGFEVITLHNVNREQEAFIEVFGEKVLPALQ from the coding sequence ATGGTTAAATTTGGCTACCATTGCTCGCACGAACAATTTAAACCGAGTACGCTGCTGCAATACGCGCAAGCAGCTTACAAAGCAGGATTTCAACGAATATCATGTTCGGATCATTTTCATCCTTGGAGCGATCGCCAGGGGGAAAGTGGTTACGCCTGGTCTTGGTTAGGCGCAGCAATGCACGCCGTCCCCTTGACTTTTGGCGTTGTTTGTGCTCCGGGACAGCGCTATCATCCAGCAATTATCGCCCAAGCCGCAGCCACCTTAGCCGAAATGTTTCCCGAACGCTTTTGGGTAGCTTTGGGTAGCGGTCAAGCTTTAAACGAGAAAATTACAGGCGATCGCTGGTTAGCAAAAGACGAACGCAATGCCCGTTTGCAAGAGTGCGCTGAGATTATGCGGGCGTTGTGGCAAGGTAAAACCGTCACGCATTACGGTTTAGTCCGCGTAGAAGAAGCCAAACTTTATACTCGCCCTCAAGTTCCGCCCAAAATCATCGGTGCCGCAATTACACCACAAACCGCTGAGTGGTTAGCCAAATGGGCAGACGGGATGATTACAATATCGCACCCCCACGAAAAGTTAAAAGAAGTCGTCGAAGCATTTCGGCGTGGAGGCGGGGAAGGTAAGCCGATGTATCTTAAAGTACAGCTTTCTTATGCAGCAGACGAAGCAACAGCACTTGACGGCGCTTACGATCAGTGGCGAACCAATATTTTTACAAGTCCAGTGTTAGCCGATTTACGCAGTCCGCAGCAATTCGATGCGATCGCCGATTTTGTCAAACCAGAAGATATGTATCAATACGTCCGCATTTCCCCCGATCCGCAACAACACATCAAATGGTTACAAAAAGATATTGAACTTGGCTTTGAAGTCATCACACTCCACAACGTCAACCGCGAACAAGAAGCGTTTATTGAAGTCTTTGGCGAAAAAGTTTTACCCGCACTTCAGTAG
- a CDS encoding AI-2E family transporter, with the protein MSQQNIWEYLKRLLIAVGIIGLFVVLLLFAWAIINVLLLIFLGLLLAVALRTLAKPIARYTPLSAQWSLVVVVLLIVAVIGVSGWFFIPEVLSQIELFVQQIQLGINQLQTFLAQYNWGQQLLEQVPGGDGGLPISNLFNQFVDAFALTLEGLANTLFVIFIGIFLAVEPNLYRNGLINLVPPRGRDRAQEVIAGVIQILRGWLLGRVISMIAIGIVVGVGLTILGVPLALILGIITGLLEFIPVVGPILSAFPAIIIAISQGFMQAVYVAIFYLVVQQLEGNVLTPVVQEKTVSLPPAVTLVAVLAMGGLFGVLGALVATPLAAVIMVLIKMLYVQDILGSPRKAGENR; encoded by the coding sequence GTGTCTCAGCAGAATATTTGGGAATATCTAAAACGCTTGCTCATCGCAGTCGGAATTATTGGGCTGTTTGTTGTCTTGCTGCTCTTTGCTTGGGCAATTATCAATGTTTTATTATTAATTTTTCTCGGATTGCTGCTTGCTGTAGCTCTGCGGACTCTAGCAAAACCAATAGCTCGTTACACGCCTTTAAGCGCGCAATGGTCATTAGTTGTAGTTGTATTGCTTATTGTTGCTGTCATTGGCGTTAGTGGGTGGTTTTTTATTCCCGAAGTATTGAGTCAGATTGAATTGTTTGTCCAACAAATTCAGCTAGGAATCAATCAATTACAAACTTTTTTAGCTCAATATAATTGGGGTCAACAATTACTTGAGCAAGTCCCTGGTGGTGATGGCGGCTTGCCAATATCTAACTTATTTAATCAATTTGTTGATGCGTTTGCTCTCACTTTAGAAGGATTAGCAAATACACTGTTTGTTATTTTTATTGGCATATTTCTTGCAGTTGAACCCAATCTCTATCGTAACGGATTAATAAATTTAGTACCGCCAAGAGGACGCGATCGCGCGCAAGAAGTCATTGCTGGTGTCATCCAAATATTGCGTGGTTGGCTTTTAGGACGAGTGATTTCTATGATTGCGATTGGTATTGTTGTTGGTGTTGGATTAACAATACTTGGTGTTCCACTTGCACTTATTTTGGGTATTATTACTGGATTACTTGAGTTCATTCCGGTTGTTGGACCAATTCTTTCTGCATTTCCAGCAATAATTATTGCTATCAGCCAAGGCTTCATGCAGGCTGTTTATGTTGCCATCTTTTATCTTGTCGTGCAACAACTCGAAGGTAACGTTCTCACACCAGTTGTACAGGAAAAAACTGTTTCTTTACCACCAGCGGTCACGCTAGTTGCAGTGTTAGCTATGGGAGGTTTGTTTGGCGTACTGGGTGCATTAGTTGCTACCCCGCTTGCTGCGGTAATTATGGTTTTAATCAAAATGCTTTACGTGCAGGATATCCTTGGTTCTCCTCGAAAAGCAGGGGAGAATCGATAG
- a CDS encoding CAP domain-containing protein, with the protein MNKSRLSWKLFILSTPIALLLGGCEPARELISSIPGADRLLNQPLPSVPAQAPNIAEMEAAILEQINEIRVENNLQPLENNERLAQVARQYSQRMAQENFFSHTGPDGDTPAQRVRDGGIVFLIVGENLFRSTNISDPVPAAIQGWMESPGHRENILRSVFAETGVGVWREGNRYYITQMFLRSLL; encoded by the coding sequence ATGAACAAAAGTCGACTTTCATGGAAGTTATTTATCTTAAGTACGCCGATTGCACTGCTTTTAGGAGGATGTGAGCCTGCAAGAGAACTTATCTCATCGATCCCTGGCGCGGATCGACTTCTGAATCAACCGCTACCTTCGGTTCCTGCACAAGCCCCAAACATTGCCGAAATGGAAGCGGCAATTCTTGAACAAATTAACGAAATTCGCGTGGAGAACAATTTACAACCGCTAGAAAATAACGAACGCTTAGCCCAAGTTGCGCGCCAATACAGTCAAAGAATGGCACAAGAAAACTTTTTTAGTCATACAGGACCCGATGGCGATACTCCAGCGCAACGCGTGCGTGACGGCGGAATTGTATTTTTGATAGTCGGCGAAAATCTGTTTCGGAGTACCAATATTTCCGATCCTGTACCCGCCGCAATCCAAGGATGGATGGAAAGTCCTGGACACCGCGAAAATATCTTACGTTCTGTCTTTGCAGAAACAGGTGTGGGCGTTTGGCGCGAGGGAAATCGGTACTACATCACCCAAATGTTTTTGCGATCGCTTCTTTAA